GCAATAGCAATTTGAATATTTGAAAGAGTGGTAGAAAGTCTTCTTATTGGATCTGTTAACATAAACAGTGCGGTTAAAAATGAAAAAAATGCTCCGGTAGTCATTTCACCGTGTATTACTTCTTTTCCCCCTACATATATTATAATTGCTGCCATTAGAGCACTTGTGGTTTCTAATATAGGTATAAGCATAGCTTTTGTTTTGACAGTATGTAAATCTATTTTTAAAAATTCATCATTTCTTGTTTTAAAAATATTAAGTTCATAAGTATCTGCATTATAAGCTTTTATAGTTTCGATATTTTTGAATATTTCACTTAAATGTCTTGTGAGTGTTGCAGTTTTTTTTTGAGATTCTTTTGCAATTTTTTTTACTTTTTTTGAAATTTTCTGAACAGGAATTACTATTAGGGGTACAACGATTAATAAGAAAGCAGCAAGACGAGGATTTTGGTAAATAACAACTGCACTTAAAAAGATTATACTTAAAAAATTTTTTATAAGATTGGCCATTTGAGTGCTTACTGCTGAAAGTATTTTATCAATATCATTTATTGTTCTACTTATAAGTGTTCCTGAATGATTCTTTCTGAAAAAGTCTAAATCCATAGTGAAAAGTTTTGCTAGAAATTGTTCTCTTATTTCTTTTACAATATCTCTTCCTACATATCCAATATAATATGTACTTAAATAGTTGCCTAGACCTTTTAAAAAATATGATAAAATAATACCGATAGGAAGAATCATTAACATATGTTCATTTTTCTTGATAAATATTTCGTCTAGTACTGGTTTTACTAGATAAGCAATTGCTGCAGTTGAAGCAGAAGCTATTATCATACCTAAGATTGCAATAATAATTTTAAATTTGTGTTTTTTATAAAATGGTAAATATTTTTTTAAAAAATTAAGCATAAATATCCTTTATAAAGGCAAACTTTGTTATTTAAAAATAAAAAAAGTTTAAATATTAATAATGAAATTATAATTTATTTTGCTGGAAATAAAAAACAATTATATCAATTATATCAATGGGAAAGGGTTTTTGAATATATAAACCAATACATTAAAATAGGTATTGTTTTTTCAAATGATAGGACGTATAAGTATGTGAAAAAAAATAACCTTTTTCATAGTTTTACAAAATATTTTATTAAAGATAAAGAAGAATTAATAAAAGCTTATAATGCTTCTAAGAG
This window of the Caminibacter pacificus genome carries:
- a CDS encoding ABC transporter ATP-binding protein, giving the protein MLNFLKKYLPFYKKHKFKIIIAILGMIIASASTAAIAYLVKPVLDEIFIKKNEHMLMILPIGIILSYFLKGLGNYLSTYYIGYVGRDIVKEIREQFLAKLFTMDLDFFRKNHSGTLISRTINDIDKILSAVSTQMANLIKNFLSIIFLSAVVIYQNPRLAAFLLIVVPLIVIPVQKISKKVKKIAKESQKKTATLTRHLSEIFKNIETIKAYNADTYELNIFKTRNDEFLKIDLHTVKTKAMLIPILETTSALMAAIIIYVGGKEVIHGEMTTGAFFSFLTALFMLTDPIRRLSTTLSNIQIAIAAQERIEKIMKQKPKIISGKLSLKKIDTIEFKEVFLKYGKKTALKNINYKAQRPKIVGLVGDSGGGKSSFVSLILRFYDVNKGKLLINNKDIKDYKIKDLREKIAYIPQNVHIFNNTIAHNIAYGKEIDEEKIKEALKKANLLEFVESLPDGIYTKLQENGSNLSGGQRQRIAIARALYTNPDVLILDEATSALDNKSEAVIMKTIENLRDKLIFIVAHRLSTVENADEILVFKEGEIVCRGKKEELLDSCEEFKRLYNKNV